In the Acomys russatus chromosome 11, mAcoRus1.1, whole genome shotgun sequence genome, one interval contains:
- the LOC127195772 gene encoding keratin-associated protein 12-1-like — protein MCHTTCSSGCQPACCVSSPCQASCCVSSSCQPACCVSSPCQPSCCVSSPCQASCCLSSPCQSACCRPAICIPVRYQVTCCVPVSCRPTVCMAPSCQSSVCAPVSCRPVCMTSSCQSSGCWQPSCSTLVCRPVTCSTPTCC, from the coding sequence ATGTGTCACACCACCTGCTCTTCAGGCTGCCAGCCAGCCTGCTGTGTGTCTAGCCCCTGCCAGGCATCCTGCTGTGTATCTAGCAGCTGCCAGCCAGCCTGCTGTGTGTCCAGTCCTTGCCAGCCATCTTGCTGTGTGTCCAGCCCCTGCCAGGCATCCTGCTGCCTGTCTAGCCCCTGCCAGTCAGCCTGCTGCAGGCCTGCTATATGCATTCCTGTTAGATACCAGGTcacctgctgtgtgcctgtgagctGCAGGCCCACTGTGTGCATGGCCCCCTCATGCCAGTCTTCTGTATGTGCACCTGTGAGCTGCCGGCCTGTCTGTATGACCTCTTCCTGCCAGTCATCTGGATGCTGGCAGCCCTCCTGCTCCACCCTGGTCTGTAGACCTGTCACCTGTAGCACCCCCACCTGCTGCTAA
- the LOC127195775 gene encoding keratin-associated protein 12-1 yields the protein MCHTSCSSGCQPSCCVSSPCQASCCMSSPCQASCCVSSPCQPSCCVSSPCQSACCRPATCIPVRYQVAYCVPVSCRPTVCTAPSCQSSVCMPVSCRPVCVTSSCQSSGCCQPSCPTLVCRPVTCGTSSCC from the coding sequence ATGTGTCACACCAGCTGCTCCTCAGGCTGCCAGCCGTCCTGCTGTGTGTCCAGCCCCTGCCAGGCATCCTGCTGCATGTCCAGTCCCTGCCAGGCATCCTGCTGTGTGTCTAGCCCCTGCCAGCCATCCTGCTGTGTGTCCAGCCCCTGCCAGTCAGCCTGCTGCAGGCCTGCTACATGCATTCCTGTTAGATACCAAGTGGCCTACTGTGTGCCTGTGAGCTGCAGGCCCACTGTGTGCACGGCCCCCTCCTGCCAGTCCTCTGTGTGTATGCCCGTGAGCTGCAGGCCTGTCTGTGTGACCTCTTCCTGCCAGTCATCCGGGTGCTGCCAGCCCTCCTGTCCCACCCTGGTCTGCAGACCTGTCACATGTGGcacctcttcctgctgctga
- the LOC127195776 gene encoding keratin-associated protein 12-1-like isoform X2 — MCHTSCSSGCRPACYVSSPCQPACCPASCRPAICIPVRFQVACCVPVSCRPTVCTAPSGQSSVCMPVSCRPVCVTSSCQSSGCCQPSCPTLVCRPVTCGNSCC; from the exons ATGTGTCACACCAGCTGCTCCTCAGGCTGCCGGCCAGCCTGCTATGTGTCCAGCCCGTGCCAGCCAGCCTGCTGT CCAGCCTCCTGCAGGCCTGCTATATGCATTCCTGTTAGATTCCAGGTggcctgctgtgtgcctgtgagctGCAGGCCCACTGTGTGCACGGCCCCCTCCGGCCAGTCCTCCGTGTGTATGCCCGTGAGCTGCAGGCCTGTCTGTGTGACCTCTTCCTGCCAGTCATCCGGGTGCTGCCAGCCCTCCTGCCCGACCCTGGTCTGCAGACCTGTCACCTGTGGCAACTCCTGTTGCTGA
- the LOC127195776 gene encoding keratin-associated protein 12-1-like isoform X3, with amino-acid sequence MCHTSCSSGCRPACYVSSPCQPACCVPAICIPVRFQVACCVPVSCRPTVCTAPSGQSSVCMPVSCRPVCVTSSCQSSGCCQPSCPTLVCRPVTCGNSCC; translated from the exons ATGTGTCACACCAGCTGCTCCTCAGGCTGCCGGCCAGCCTGCTATGTGTCCAGCCCGTGCCAGCCAGCCTGCTGTGT GCCTGCTATATGCATTCCTGTTAGATTCCAGGTggcctgctgtgtgcctgtgagctGCAGGCCCACTGTGTGCACGGCCCCCTCCGGCCAGTCCTCCGTGTGTATGCCCGTGAGCTGCAGGCCTGTCTGTGTGACCTCTTCCTGCCAGTCATCCGGGTGCTGCCAGCCCTCCTGCCCGACCCTGGTCTGCAGACCTGTCACCTGTGGCAACTCCTGTTGCTGA
- the LOC127195776 gene encoding keratin-associated protein 12-1-like isoform X1, with protein MCHTSCSSGCRPACYGSCVSSPCQPSCCMSSPCQPASCRPAICIPVRFQVACCVPVSCRPTVCTAPSGQSSVCMPVSCRPVCVTSSCQSSGCCQPSCPTLVCRPVTCGNSCC; from the exons ATGTGTCACACCAGCTGCTCCTCAGGCTGCCGGCCAGCCTGCTAT GGATCCTGTGTGTCCAGCCCCTGCCAGCCATCCTGCTGCATGTCCAGCCCATGCCAGCCAGCCTCCTGCAGGCCTGCTATATGCATTCCTGTTAGATTCCAGGTggcctgctgtgtgcctgtgagctGCAGGCCCACTGTGTGCACGGCCCCCTCCGGCCAGTCCTCCGTGTGTATGCCCGTGAGCTGCAGGCCTGTCTGTGTGACCTCTTCCTGCCAGTCATCCGGGTGCTGCCAGCCCTCCTGCCCGACCCTGGTCTGCAGACCTGTCACCTGTGGCAACTCCTGTTGCTGA